A genomic window from Sulfurospirillum multivorans DSM 12446 includes:
- a CDS encoding BRO family protein, whose product MEKIQLFESKKIRSHWDEENELWYFSVIDAIEVFTQSSNPRKYWSVLKIRLKNEGSQLATNCSQLKMQASDGKMRATDVATTEQLLRLIQSIPSPQVEPFKQWLAKIGYERIESMQDPEKSIDQAMQDYLKLGYTEKWINQRLKSIEVRKELTDEWKKRGLEEGKEFAFLTDIISQAWSGHTTQAYKKLKNLKKENLRDNMTNLELVLTMLAEATTAEISKEKKPKGFDESKKVAKQGGIIAGDTRKAIEKKTGKKVVTKQNARGLLEDK is encoded by the coding sequence ATGGAAAAAATACAACTTTTTGAATCGAAAAAAATACGAAGCCATTGGGATGAAGAGAATGAGCTTTGGTATTTTAGTGTTATAGATGCGATTGAGGTTTTCACCCAAAGTTCTAATCCTAGAAAATACTGGAGCGTATTGAAAATACGCCTTAAAAACGAAGGAAGTCAACTGGCTACAAATTGTAGCCAGTTGAAAATGCAAGCAAGTGATGGAAAAATGAGAGCTACAGATGTGGCGACAACTGAACAGCTTTTACGCCTCATTCAGTCCATTCCTTCTCCTCAAGTCGAACCATTTAAGCAGTGGCTCGCAAAAATAGGTTATGAGAGAATCGAGTCGATGCAAGACCCTGAAAAGTCCATAGATCAAGCGATGCAGGACTATCTCAAATTGGGATATACCGAAAAATGGATCAACCAACGACTCAAAAGTATCGAAGTGCGAAAAGAATTGACTGATGAGTGGAAAAAAAGAGGTTTAGAGGAGGGCAAAGAGTTTGCATTTTTAACTGACATTATTTCACAAGCATGGAGCGGTCACACCACACAAGCGTATAAAAAGTTAAAAAATCTCAAAAAAGAAAACCTTCGAGACAATATGACAAATTTGGAGCTGGTGCTCACGATGCTAGCCGAAGCAACCACCGCAGAAATCTCAAAAGAAAAAAAGCCTAAAGGGTTTGATGAGAGTAAAAAAGTCGCCAAACAAGGCGGTATCATTGCAGGAGATACACGAAAAGCGATTGAGAAAAAGACGGGTAAGAAAGTGGTGACGAAGCAAAATGCTAGAGGATTATTGGAAGACAAATGA
- a CDS encoding CRISPR-associated protein Cas4 — MITGTLINYYFHCRTQCWLHANRINLEDNSEDVRIGKVLHEISEEKAQKAEVKIDNVKIDKITKEYLVELKKSDSDPEAVKWQVLLYLYKLRGKGIERKGKVEYHEKNHNTKSEIIELDDANEKALLSVLEAITTLITSPTPPAPKFENKCKKCAYFDYCFI; from the coding sequence ATGATCACAGGAACCCTCATCAACTACTATTTTCATTGTCGCACGCAGTGTTGGCTTCACGCCAATCGCATCAACCTTGAAGACAACAGTGAGGATGTGCGCATCGGGAAAGTGTTGCATGAGATCAGCGAAGAGAAAGCGCAAAAAGCCGAAGTGAAGATAGACAATGTCAAGATCGATAAGATTACCAAAGAGTACCTTGTGGAGCTAAAAAAGTCTGACTCTGATCCTGAAGCGGTGAAGTGGCAGGTGTTGCTTTATCTGTACAAACTAAGAGGCAAAGGCATTGAGCGCAAGGGCAAAGTCGAGTATCACGAAAAAAATCACAACACCAAAAGTGAGATCATTGAGCTAGATGATGCGAATGAAAAAGCACTTTTGTCCGTTTTGGAAGCTATAACGACGCTGATTACTTCGCCGACACCTCCAGCGCCTAAGTTTGAGAACAAATGCAAAAAATGCGCTTATTTTGATTACTGTTTTATATGA
- the cas1b gene encoding type I-B CRISPR-associated endonuclease Cas1b, giving the protein MAKNHTRYIFSMGELKRKDNSIAFSNEKGNFYLPIEETRELYCLNEVSFNTKFLDFIARAGITMHIFNYHGNYSGSFYPKEYLISGDLTIKQSLSFVNERLVIAKSIVSAIAQNIHEVLYHYYRHDKKELKPYIDWLKNDVPSLLHVTMKVEQILFVEGQIWSRFYDSFKYFLPEDFVMNKRVKRPPDNPINALISFGNTLLYTKTIASIYHTHLNQSISFLHSPREGRFSLSLDLSEAFKPVIVFKTIFDLVGRKKLQVLKHFDKSLNYALLNEEGKKIFIDAFEERMNETFLHVKLKRKVSYKHCLKLDGYKLIKTIVEGREFTPFLLKEKM; this is encoded by the coding sequence ATGGCAAAAAATCACACACGCTACATCTTCTCGATGGGCGAACTGAAACGAAAAGACAACTCCATCGCCTTTAGCAACGAAAAGGGCAATTTTTACCTGCCCATCGAAGAGACGAGAGAGCTTTACTGCCTCAATGAGGTGAGCTTCAACACGAAGTTTTTGGACTTCATCGCTAGGGCTGGCATCACGATGCACATCTTTAACTACCACGGCAACTACAGCGGCAGTTTTTACCCCAAAGAGTATCTCATCAGCGGCGATTTGACCATAAAACAGTCTTTGAGTTTTGTCAATGAACGCTTGGTTATCGCCAAAAGTATCGTCTCCGCCATCGCTCAAAATATCCACGAAGTGTTGTACCACTACTATCGCCACGACAAAAAAGAGCTCAAGCCGTATATCGATTGGCTGAAAAACGATGTGCCTTCTCTTTTACATGTAACGATGAAAGTGGAGCAGATACTCTTTGTCGAGGGGCAGATTTGGAGTCGGTTTTACGACAGTTTTAAGTATTTTTTACCTGAAGATTTCGTGATGAACAAGCGTGTCAAACGCCCACCCGACAATCCCATAAACGCACTCATCAGCTTTGGCAACACACTTTTATACACCAAAACCATCGCCTCCATCTACCACACACATCTTAACCAGTCCATCAGTTTTCTTCACAGTCCAAGAGAAGGGCGCTTTAGTTTGAGTCTGGACTTAAGCGAAGCATTTAAGCCAGTCATCGTGTTTAAAACCATCTTTGATTTGGTTGGACGAAAGAAACTTCAAGTGCTCAAACACTTTGACAAATCCCTAAACTACGCACTTTTAAACGAAGAGGGCAAGAAGATTTTCATTGATGCATTTGAAGAACGCATGAACGAAACATTCTTACATGTAAAGCTTAAACGCAAGGTCTCCTACAAACATTGCCTCAAACTAGACGGCTACAAACTCATCAAAACCATCGTCGAAGGACGAGAATTTACGCCCTTTTTGCTCAAGGAAAAGATGTGA
- the cas2 gene encoding CRISPR-associated endonuclease Cas2, giving the protein MKKDTTNYNYVFLFYDIADEFSEVGKYRVAKVFKICKKYLKHHQKSIFRGNITPANQIKLQSELKKVIDKEIDFVTIIKMLTSGSFSEETLGNPKKESEGIFI; this is encoded by the coding sequence GTGAAAAAAGACACGACCAATTACAATTATGTCTTTTTATTTTATGACATCGCAGATGAGTTTAGCGAAGTCGGCAAATACCGCGTCGCCAAGGTTTTTAAAATCTGCAAAAAATACCTCAAACACCACCAAAAGTCCATTTTCAGAGGCAACATCACCCCTGCCAACCAAATAAAACTCCAAAGTGAACTCAAAAAAGTGATCGATAAAGAGATAGATTTTGTGACAATCATCAAGATGCTAACATCGGGAAGCTTCAGCGAAGAGACGCTAGGCAACCCAAAAAAGGAGAGCGAAGGAATTTTCATCTAA
- a CDS encoding BrnT family toxin gives MFEYDETKSKANKEKHGIDFEEAQALWQNKQHAVFDSVYVNNEWRHLLVGLIGELCYVAIFTMREDHIRIISVRRCRKNEKEIL, from the coding sequence ATGTTTGAATACGATGAAACAAAGAGTAAAGCCAACAAAGAAAAACATGGAATAGACTTTGAAGAAGCACAAGCTCTTTGGCAAAATAAACAACATGCCGTTTTTGATAGTGTTTATGTGAATAATGAATGGCGACATCTTTTAGTTGGTCTTATTGGTGAGCTTTGTTATGTAGCTATTTTTACCATGCGTGAAGACCATATCCGTATTATCAGCGTTAGACGATGTCGAAAAAATGAAAAGGAGATATTATGA
- the brnA gene encoding type II toxin-antitoxin system BrnA family antitoxin, producing the protein MKTISAEEFDRKFDNGEDILPYIDLSSKRTLKEFEKEMLAVKKVNVDLPSWAIASLDQEAKRMGVTRQSIIKMWLIQKLDDLSLNRKSLKQVG; encoded by the coding sequence ATGAAAACAATATCAGCAGAAGAATTTGATAGAAAATTTGATAATGGTGAAGACATCTTACCTTACATTGATCTCTCTTCAAAAAGAACGCTTAAAGAGTTTGAGAAAGAGATGTTAGCTGTAAAAAAAGTAAATGTGGATCTTCCATCTTGGGCTATTGCCTCTTTAGATCAAGAAGCAAAACGTATGGGTGTTACGCGTCAATCTATCATTAAAATGTGGCTTATTCAGAAGCTTGATGATCTTAGTCTTAACCGTAAGTCTTTAAAACAAGTGGGATAA
- a CDS encoding hydroxymethylglutaryl-CoA synthase family protein, whose translation MKKILILVGLLTSMYAIPPCELPNQMVCAYLYKGAMSSEIIIVNLSRDNILVKNISATLDGQSKSISDLQLSPGQSYTMLKSRYDDHLKKPYYYIGSMDYKTIK comes from the coding sequence ATGAAGAAAATACTTATCCTTGTTGGATTACTCACAAGTATGTATGCAATACCACCCTGCGAATTACCTAATCAAATGGTATGTGCTTATTTGTATAAAGGTGCTATGAGTTCAGAAATCATCATAGTCAATCTTTCTAGAGATAATATATTGGTAAAAAATATAAGTGCAACATTAGATGGACAAAGTAAAAGTATTAGCGATCTACAACTCTCTCCAGGGCAAAGCTACACAATGCTAAAATCACGCTATGACGATCATCTCAAAAAACCTTATTATTACATAGGCTCAATGGATTATAAAACCATCAAATAA
- a CDS encoding phospholipase D family protein, whose protein sequence is MAKFLNTSATNYFLEELIKSTNDKLILISPFLKLNNRIKELLEDKNRMKIDIRIVYGKIEMKNEEINWLKELSFVRTSFCENLHAKCYMNEKMCIVTSMNLYEFSQVNNNEMGILIKRDDDQELYNDTKEEAERIIRVSDEVRMSVEKVEKIEKENEEDQHDKLTTSKLATKLKIKTDELLSKLLKDGYLEIKNEKEHLTQKGKDVGGEWRASKYGGYFLWDKEMKI, encoded by the coding sequence ATGGCGAAGTTTTTAAATACAAGTGCAACCAACTACTTCTTAGAAGAGCTTATTAAATCTACCAATGATAAGTTGATTTTAATAAGCCCTTTTTTAAAACTTAACAATCGCATTAAAGAACTTCTCGAAGATAAAAACAGAATGAAGATAGACATAAGAATTGTCTATGGAAAAATCGAAATGAAAAATGAAGAGATTAATTGGCTCAAAGAGCTTTCTTTTGTACGAACAAGCTTTTGCGAGAACCTACACGCTAAATGCTATATGAATGAAAAAATGTGCATTGTAACCAGTATGAACCTCTATGAATTTAGTCAAGTCAACAATAATGAAATGGGTATTTTAATCAAGAGAGATGACGATCAAGAACTTTACAATGATACCAAAGAAGAAGCAGAGAGAATTATACGTGTCAGCGATGAAGTAAGAATGTCAGTTGAAAAAGTAGAAAAAATCGAAAAAGAAAATGAAGAAGATCAACACGATAAATTAACTACATCAAAATTAGCAACAAAATTAAAAATAAAAACAGATGAATTACTATCAAAACTTTTAAAAGATGGTTACCTAGAAATCAAAAATGAGAAAGAACATTTAACCCAAAAAGGAAAAGACGTTGGAGGAGAATGGAGAGCTAGTAAATACGGCGGATATTTTCTTTGGGATAAAGAGATGAAGATATAA
- a CDS encoding restriction endonuclease, with the protein MGYRYYKRKREDKKIEAIVYLIFLALFVMYYYRETIIKALNIIFGLAFVIAILYLIFKPKSTNKFTQEVRDSDIKIVVTEEDHVTRKNENNIKVHEPLNTQSIQNSLHVNENIQSMEKTFFSQMANKKPSYQERKKRGNDYEIHVGKYYESQGYKVIYNGLLNGRKDGGIDLLAENEHETLLIQCKAWEQTIEMKRRYVVEFMGNCLTFLMDNPYLKEKNIKRVFVTSSEKSEFGLDKYLIQHTGKIEYIIMPF; encoded by the coding sequence TTGGGATATCGGTACTACAAAAGAAAAAGAGAAGATAAGAAAATAGAAGCTATTGTTTATCTAATTTTTCTTGCTTTATTCGTAATGTATTATTATCGAGAAACTATTATCAAAGCATTAAATATTATATTTGGTCTTGCTTTTGTAATTGCTATTCTATATCTTATTTTTAAGCCGAAATCTACAAATAAATTTACTCAAGAAGTCCGCGATTCAGACATTAAAATTGTGGTTACAGAAGAAGATCATGTAACACGCAAAAATGAAAATAATATCAAAGTACATGAACCTTTAAATACACAATCAATTCAAAATTCGTTACATGTAAATGAAAATATCCAAAGCATGGAAAAAACATTTTTCAGTCAAATGGCAAATAAAAAACCAAGTTATCAAGAAAGAAAAAAGCGTGGTAATGACTACGAAATACATGTAGGGAAATACTATGAAAGCCAAGGCTACAAAGTTATTTACAATGGATTGCTAAATGGTAGGAAAGATGGAGGAATTGACCTCCTTGCTGAGAATGAACATGAAACACTACTTATTCAATGCAAGGCATGGGAACAAACAATAGAAATGAAACGAAGATATGTAGTTGAATTTATGGGAAATTGCTTAACATTTTTAATGGATAATCCATATTTGAAAGAAAAAAACATAAAAAGAGTTTTTGTAACATCAAGCGAAAAAAGTGAATTTGGACTTGATAAATACCTTATACAGCACACTGGAAAAATCGAATATATTATTATGCCTTTTTAA
- a CDS encoding helix-turn-helix domain-containing protein, with the protein MTRKELAEKLEVDPTTLRNWEKNKPELIKLINAGLMLENQIEEMEKSLEQLKKMKEKADSGKLII; encoded by the coding sequence ATGACGAGAAAAGAACTAGCAGAAAAATTAGAAGTCGATCCCACAACATTAAGGAATTGGGAAAAAAACAAACCTGAACTTATCAAATTAATAAATGCAGGATTAATGCTAGAAAATCAAATAGAGGAAATGGAAAAATCTTTAGAACAACTCAAAAAAATGAAAGAAAAAGCAGATAGTGGCAAATTAATTATTTAA
- a CDS encoding IS256 family transposase — protein sequence MKIEIDVEQFAQDIKAGKSIGGSNGALGSLIKQLTEAALAAEIDSHLSQDLNRNRKNGYSSKTMKSDHGAFELDVPRDRNGSFEPEIVKKNQTSMTSEIEEKILSLFALGNSYSQIAKHIEDFYCVGFSKATISAVTDKIIPMLQEWKTRPLEAVYPFIFLDAIHYKVKEDGRYISKAFYTVLGVRVDGKKEVLGLYLNESEGAKFWLQVLTDLQNRGVKDILIASVDGLKGFPEAINSVFPDTEVQLCVVHQIRNSLKYVGSAYQKQFAKELKAVYQAFTKEEAEFELDKLEEKWGKKYPIVFQSWRNKWDNLSVYFQYPEDIRRVIYTTNIIESVHRQFRTLTKTKGAFPNDDSLLKLLYMGIQNAQQKWTMPIRNWSLTISQLAIHFEGRLDDALNL from the coding sequence ATGAAGATAGAAATAGACGTAGAGCAATTTGCTCAAGATATTAAAGCCGGCAAGAGTATTGGTGGCTCAAATGGAGCCTTAGGATCACTCATCAAACAGCTAACCGAAGCCGCGCTAGCAGCTGAGATAGATTCGCACCTCTCCCAAGACCTCAATAGAAATCGAAAAAATGGCTATAGTTCAAAGACTATGAAAAGCGATCATGGTGCCTTTGAACTTGATGTTCCAAGAGACCGTAACGGTAGCTTTGAACCTGAAATCGTAAAGAAAAACCAGACCAGCATGACGAGTGAAATCGAAGAGAAGATTCTTTCTCTCTTCGCACTTGGCAATAGCTATTCCCAAATAGCCAAACACATAGAGGATTTTTACTGCGTAGGCTTCTCTAAAGCCACTATAAGCGCCGTAACCGACAAGATAATACCAATGCTTCAAGAGTGGAAAACAAGACCCTTAGAAGCTGTGTATCCATTTATATTCTTAGATGCCATTCACTACAAAGTAAAAGAGGATGGTCGCTACATCTCAAAAGCATTTTATACAGTGCTTGGTGTTCGAGTGGATGGCAAGAAAGAAGTCTTGGGACTTTACCTCAATGAAAGTGAAGGCGCCAAATTCTGGCTACAGGTGCTTACCGATTTGCAAAACCGTGGCGTTAAAGATATCCTCATTGCTTCGGTAGATGGGCTTAAAGGCTTTCCAGAAGCGATAAACTCAGTCTTTCCAGATACGGAGGTGCAACTCTGTGTAGTTCACCAAATACGCAACAGTCTCAAATATGTGGGCTCTGCTTATCAAAAACAATTTGCTAAAGAACTCAAAGCCGTCTATCAAGCTTTTACCAAAGAAGAAGCAGAATTTGAGCTTGATAAGTTGGAAGAAAAATGGGGTAAAAAATACCCTATCGTCTTTCAATCTTGGAGAAATAAATGGGATAATTTATCTGTCTACTTCCAATATCCAGAAGATATACGTAGAGTTATTTACACAACTAATATCATCGAATCAGTCCACCGCCAGTTTAGAACTCTAACGAAAACCAAAGGTGCTTTTCCCAATGATGATAGCCTGCTAAAACTACTTTATATGGGGATTCAAAATGCCCAGCAAAAATGGACTATGCCAATTAGAAACTGGAGCTTAACAATCTCTCAATTAGCCATTCACTTTGAGGGACGGCTTGATGACGCTTTAAACTTATGA
- a CDS encoding zonular occludens toxin domain-containing protein, which yields MAITYLTGIPRSGKSYWAVYKLYHYFVEKKRKRPFLIGFFYKNFYKKVKKENRKSFIIALYNIFGKKEKFFFYAYTNINQFDFSKSSRIKFFDYDVLYSHLEYLHAMYLSKCNDAELLDYARLHDLYKVFFVIDECQNFFAKDNIVLTWWFSYHGHLHQDIFLITQNLGLIYKEYFKLAEFFYRAIPPSNRLYANKFRYMQFNSYQLYKTDRIGVFNVPIVQDVFKMYVSGAENNSPSVVRKYFLFAILFFVFLFSAFILFLGSFSTDTPISATTLDSNVTDQRQISVTQQDKKQTSKDIIEAKKLSNKDDKEIKNELFEIRCIDMLCTYKGIDFPKPLLNKLTAKLGPEFIWFFNDGSYIQYFVMLPSDTFDFLQKDEKKEKSTKENKNGANTSKENKISNPMPTAFAIHK from the coding sequence ATGGCAATTACATATTTAACGGGTATTCCTCGAAGTGGAAAAAGCTATTGGGCTGTTTATAAGCTTTATCATTATTTTGTAGAAAAAAAACGTAAACGTCCTTTTTTGATTGGTTTTTTTTATAAAAATTTTTACAAAAAAGTTAAAAAAGAAAATCGTAAATCTTTTATTATTGCTCTTTATAACATATTTGGTAAAAAAGAAAAGTTTTTCTTTTATGCCTATACAAATATTAATCAATTTGATTTTTCAAAATCTTCTCGTATCAAATTTTTTGATTATGATGTTCTTTACTCTCATCTTGAATATTTACATGCCATGTATCTTTCAAAATGTAATGATGCTGAATTGCTTGATTATGCACGTTTGCATGATTTATATAAAGTTTTTTTTGTAATTGATGAGTGTCAAAACTTTTTTGCTAAAGACAATATAGTCCTTACATGGTGGTTTAGTTATCATGGACACTTACATCAAGATATTTTCCTTATTACACAAAATCTCGGACTTATCTATAAAGAGTATTTTAAATTAGCAGAATTTTTCTATCGTGCTATTCCTCCATCAAATCGACTTTATGCTAATAAATTTCGTTATATGCAGTTTAATTCTTATCAGCTTTATAAAACTGATCGTATAGGTGTTTTTAACGTTCCTATTGTTCAAGATGTATTTAAAATGTATGTGTCTGGCGCTGAAAATAATAGTCCTAGTGTTGTAAGAAAGTATTTTTTATTTGCAATTCTTTTTTTTGTTTTTTTGTTTAGTGCATTTATTTTATTTTTGGGTTCTTTTTCTACGGACACACCAATATCAGCTACTACTCTTGATAGTAATGTGACTGATCAGCGTCAAATATCTGTGACACAACAGGATAAAAAACAAACTTCAAAAGATATTATAGAGGCTAAAAAACTCTCAAATAAAGATGACAAAGAAATCAAAAATGAACTCTTTGAAATTCGATGTATTGACATGCTTTGTACATACAAAGGTATTGATTTTCCAAAACCTCTTTTAAATAAATTGACCGCTAAGTTAGGGCCTGAATTCATATGGTTTTTTAATGATGGCTCATACATTCAATACTTTGTCATGCTCCCCTCTGATACGTTTGATTTTCTCCAAAAAGATGAAAAAAAAGAAAAATCCACTAAGGAAAATAAAAATGGTGCTAACACTTCAAAAGAGAATAAAATCTCTAATCCTATGCCTACTGCTTTCGCTATTCATAAGTAG
- a CDS encoding type II secretion system protein GspD, translated as MVLTLQKRIKSLILCLLLSLFISSSFAESIKYSVPLREFAQKVATDNKVNILIQESVDDEQVTFFIGDKDATVYLPAFKKMLYLKGLDLKKDKSDFYYIEPIPEKKEEPKKEPESIKDVFHSVTLKNPVYSDVENLLKMHEGVKYTYISSTNSVSFFCKPEYSAELLKSIASLDVPYSQIQFKITVLETSLEDVKDRGANLSAYMQSVQKTDSDGNSVNSSYNYFLNLITMPYSATTNVLENSKSGFYGVLKYLNQNGFTEIKNSPVITARSQTEASFSSGQNIPYLINTSTYSSASTTSANSYSYKDVGLKIIIKPIIIGDSVNFDLTLTLEDLLSSSDSRTPTTSKKELKSTYLLKKGELLVLSGINKETQLDSSYGIPVLQNIFLLGELFKYESKTKTNSIVTITIEVL; from the coding sequence ATGGTGCTAACACTTCAAAAGAGAATAAAATCTCTAATCCTATGCCTACTGCTTTCGCTATTCATAAGTAGTTCTTTTGCTGAGAGTATTAAGTACTCTGTTCCGCTTCGTGAGTTTGCTCAAAAGGTAGCAACAGATAACAAAGTAAACATTCTTATTCAAGAGTCTGTTGACGATGAACAGGTAACATTCTTTATAGGCGATAAAGATGCAACGGTGTATCTCCCTGCATTTAAAAAAATGCTTTATCTCAAAGGTCTTGATCTCAAAAAAGATAAAAGCGATTTTTACTATATTGAGCCAATACCTGAAAAAAAAGAAGAACCAAAAAAAGAGCCTGAATCGATCAAAGACGTTTTTCATTCTGTAACGCTTAAAAATCCTGTTTATTCTGATGTCGAAAATCTTTTAAAAATGCATGAAGGTGTTAAATATACCTATATCTCTTCGACAAATTCAGTTTCGTTTTTTTGCAAACCTGAATACTCCGCAGAACTTTTAAAAAGTATCGCTTCACTTGATGTTCCATACAGCCAAATTCAGTTTAAAATAACGGTGCTTGAAACGAGTTTGGAAGATGTCAAAGATAGAGGCGCAAATCTTAGTGCTTACATGCAATCTGTTCAAAAAACTGATAGCGATGGCAATTCGGTAAATTCGTCTTATAACTATTTTTTAAACCTTATTACTATGCCTTATTCTGCAACGACGAATGTACTTGAAAATTCAAAAAGTGGTTTCTATGGGGTTCTTAAATATCTTAATCAAAATGGTTTTACTGAGATAAAAAACTCTCCAGTGATTACGGCACGATCTCAAACTGAAGCTTCTTTTTCAAGTGGTCAAAATATTCCTTATTTGATTAATACATCTACATACAGTAGTGCTTCTACAACGTCCGCTAATTCTTATTCTTATAAAGATGTTGGGCTTAAAATAATAATCAAACCGATCATCATCGGTGACAGTGTAAATTTTGATTTAACACTGACGCTTGAAGATTTGTTGAGTAGTTCTGATTCAAGGACCCCTACAACGTCCAAGAAGGAGCTAAAAAGCACTTATCTTTTAAAAAAGGGTGAATTGCTCGTTTTAAGCGGTATTAACAAAGAAACGCAACTGGATAGCTCTTATGGCATTCCTGTCCTTCAAAACATTTTTTTACTAGGAGAGCTTTTTAAATATGAGTCTAAGACAAAAACGAACTCTATTGTAACGATTACGATTGAGGTGCTGTGA
- a CDS encoding replication endonuclease, with translation MKYGLNSFDVENQQLRNDRQKEYMLNSTFTTSNGTVKTLLDVSMSANISTRYYAQLVNKVNTLQQAMTNLNQMPIFMTITLDGWLHALHYGDYSDFKDEYLKKLPETDKYGYLKTKASLREAFDVHDLYMVLRWQWDKFMKTNTIQTIREDNQVAYLFAVEPHESGVPHAHVLLYVPFGSIEKLIKEFKKIFGTSQNKGQDKKRLSPEQIANGEMNGFQWTLTNPVGYILKYVTKSFMDIKNQAQIDELQAWYMKYRITRFSTSHTLVPQWVYNKVYPLENDWLYLSDLKINSMCEWSAEDDYFKFEDTKLGKTLMYNRGLYQMFQDGSIVHEFGEMRELAEPNTMRYRDKFVIRKHKKPIKIELINLKGQKIDFYPKPIAHRKNYDLVQYYHKLNPELCNLQHFGLVQNECIKRGLIDGQIQSLNDFNTDFEIGA, from the coding sequence ATGAAATATGGTCTCAACTCTTTCGATGTCGAAAATCAACAGTTAAGAAATGATCGTCAAAAAGAATATATGCTCAATTCAACATTCACAACTTCTAACGGTACGGTTAAAACGCTTCTTGATGTTTCCATGAGTGCAAATATCTCAACGCGCTATTACGCACAGCTTGTTAACAAAGTAAACACACTTCAACAAGCTATGACAAATTTGAATCAAATGCCTATTTTTATGACTATAACCCTTGATGGTTGGTTACATGCTCTTCACTATGGAGACTATTCGGATTTTAAAGACGAGTATTTAAAAAAGCTTCCTGAAACTGATAAGTATGGCTATCTCAAAACTAAAGCATCTCTTAGAGAGGCTTTTGATGTGCATGATCTCTACATGGTCTTACGTTGGCAATGGGATAAATTTATGAAAACAAATACTATTCAAACCATTCGAGAGGATAACCAAGTGGCTTATCTCTTTGCGGTAGAACCACATGAGAGTGGTGTACCGCATGCCCATGTTCTGCTTTATGTTCCTTTTGGCTCTATTGAAAAGCTTATAAAAGAGTTCAAAAAAATCTTTGGCACTTCTCAAAACAAAGGTCAAGATAAAAAACGTCTTTCACCTGAACAGATTGCTAATGGTGAGATGAACGGTTTCCAATGGACGTTAACGAATCCCGTTGGCTATATTCTCAAATACGTTACTAAGTCATTTATGGATATTAAAAATCAAGCACAGATAGATGAACTGCAAGCTTGGTACATGAAATATCGTATTACACGTTTTTCCACTTCTCACACACTTGTGCCTCAATGGGTTTACAATAAAGTTTACCCACTTGAAAACGATTGGCTTTACCTCTCTGATCTTAAAATCAATTCTATGTGTGAATGGTCTGCCGAAGATGATTACTTCAAATTTGAAGATACAAAACTTGGTAAAACGCTTATGTACAACCGAGGTCTTTATCAAATGTTTCAAGATGGTTCAATCGTCCATGAGTTTGGTGAGATGAGAGAGCTTGCAGAACCTAATACTATGCGTTATAGAGACAAATTTGTGATTAGAAAACATAAAAAACCGATCAAAATCGAATTAATCAATCTAAAGGGGCAAAAAATAGACTTTTACCCAAAACCAATAGCACATCGTAAAAATTATGATCTCGTTCAGTACTACCACAAACTTAATCCTGAACTTTGCAATCTTCAACACTTTGGCTTAGTTCAAAATGAATGTATCAAACGTGGGCTTATTGATGGTCAAATTCAATCTTTAAATGACTTTAATACAGATTTTGAGATAGGTGCATAA